The DNA segment aggtatccggtgcttaagggaattagccatactggagataatcttttcagaggataagagattccctaaaagtccggatggtgtccagtgcacatcccagatgtggttaaaatttgcacgacttgggccagaaatgtattcttgctgccttgcaacattgcagtggagagagggagaggacaaggtgggtgcactggtcagcaaactcaggatttatgaagacactgtcactgctccattacgagcccacgtctcagctgtggaaacaaaactggctgaactggaagagaagattaaggaaggactctccCATATCTCcccagaacaaacgagagtctctgccatcagaagcaggcgtcttccagctaaggagaaagggtacactccacacGGCAAtttgtggttttacctccatgagcatggagaagatatgaggaagtgggatgggaaacccacctcttccttagcagctcgggtacgtgaattgcaaagaggcacaactaacacagggaattcttcaaggttgaaggctgctcctgTCTCTCATtggcaaggctccagacagtatagaaatgatgatgttatgcccgatcctcttgaaggaacctcccggtcatattcacagggagagcgcagtgaataccatgaccagaactaggggggccctgcctttagccaggtagaggagagggacaatcgggtttattggactgtgtggattcggtggcctggctcatcagacccacagaaatacaaagctttagtggacactggtgcacaatgcatgttgatgccatcaggatacgtcggggcagaatccatctctatttctggggtgacagggggatcccaacagctgactgtactggaagctgaagtcagcttgacagggaaggaatggcacagacaccccattgtgactggtccagaagccccgtgtattcttggcatagactacctgaggaatggatatttcaaagacccaaagggactgcgttgggcctttggcatggctactgtggagacagaggaaatcagacagctgagcaccttgcctggcctctcagaggacccctctgctgtgggactgctgaaagttgaagaacaattggtaccactggccacagccacagtgcaccgtcggcaataccgcactgaccgagactctgtgacccccatacacaagatgattcgtgagctggagagccaaggggtggtcagcaagactcactcaccctttaatagccccatatggccagtacgaaagtccagtggagagtggaggctgacggtggattaccgtggcctcaatgaggtcacaccccccctgagtgccgctgtgccggacatgctggagcttcagtatgagctggagtccaaggcagccaagtggtgccaccatcgacattgccaatgcctttttctccattccgttggcagcagagtgcaggccgcagttcgctttcacctggaagggggtgcagtacacctggaatcgactgccccaggggtggaaacacagtcccaccatttgccatggactgatccagactgcactggaaaagggtgaggctccagaacatctactgtacatcattgtatgggggaacacagcaggggaggtttttgagaaaggaaagaagataatccagattcttctaagagctggctttgccattaaacgaagtaaggtcaagggacctgttcaggaaattcagttcctaggagtgaagtggcaagacgggcgtcgtcagattccaacagaggtgatcaacaaaatagcagctatgtccccaccgaccagcaagaaggaaactcaggctttcctaggtgccgtgggcttctggaggatgcatatcccagagtacagtcagattgtaagccctctctaccttgtgacacggaagaaaaatgatttccagtggggccctgaacaataacaagcctttgagcagattaaacaggagattacccatgcagtagcccttggaccagtcaggacagaacaggatgtgaagaatgtgctctacactgcagccggggagaacggcccatcctggagcctctggcagaaagtacctggggagactcgaggacaaccgctgggattctggagtcggggatacaaaggatctgaggccagctataccccaactgagaaagagatcctggcagcttatgaaggagttcgagctgcctcagaagtgattggcactgaggcacagctcatcctggcaccccgactaccagtgttgggctggatgttcaaaggaaaagctccttctacccatcacgccactgatgccacatggagtaagtggatcgctctgatcacgcagcgaacccggatagggaatcctaatcgccctgggattttggaaatcatcactaactggccggaaggtgagagtttcggattgtcctctgaagaagaagaggagcaggtgacacgagctgaggaggccccaccatataaccagctaccagaagaggagaagcgatatgctctcttcacagatggctcttgccgcattgtagggacaggccggaaatggaaagcagctgtatggagtcctacacgtcgagttgcagaagcgactgaaggacaaggtgggtcaagtcaggttgcagagctgaaagctgttcagctggctttggatatcgctgaacgagagaagtggccaagactctacctttacactgactcgtggatggtggccaatgctctgtggggatggctggagcgctggagaaaggccggctggcagcgcaaagggaaacccatctgggcggctgagatgtggcaggacatcgctgcccgggtagagaagctgagtgtgaaggtccgtcacgtagatgctcatgtacccaagagccgggctaatgaggagcatcgtaacaacgagcaggtggattgagctgccaggattgaagtctctcaggtagatctggattggcagcacaagggagaattgtttctagcccgatgggcccatgatgcctctggtcatcagggcagagatgcgacatacagatgggcttgggaccgaggggtggatctaaccatgaacagtgtctcacaggttatccatgactgtgacacatgtgctgccatcaagcaggccaagcgggtgaagcctctatggtatggtgggCAGTGGTCGAAATACAAGtgtggggaagcctggcaagttgactacatcacacttccccaaacacgccaaggcaagcgctacatgctgaccatggtagagacaaccactggatggctggagacataccctgCATCTCATGCCGCTGCCcagaataccatcctgggccttgaaaaacaagtcctgtggagacacggcaccccagagagaatagagtctgacaatggcacccacttcaagaacagcctcatagacacctgggccagagagcacggcattgagtgggtgtatcatatcccctaccacgctccagctgctgggaaagttgagcgatgtaatggactgctgaaaacaaccttgaaggcgttgggtgggggaactttcaaacactgggagctgcatttggcaaaggccagtTGGTTGGTCAACAtccggggctccatcaatcgagctggccctgcccaatcagaactcttgaatactgtagatggagataaagtccctgtggtccatatgagaggtatgttaggaaagactgtttgggttagtcccacctcaaacaaaggcaaacccatccgagggattgtctttgctcaaggacctggttgcacttggtgggtaatgcaaaaagatggagaaacatattgtgtaccacaaggggacctaattttgagtgagaagaatttgtaatgtttcattgtatatatgtatatatatatgtatttataggtaaaaaggggattaatttgggaatgactagatggtgTAGAATAAGGGGTAGAtaattgtcctagttcagcaggtgggaccagtcatcactgtgtgggggtgatcaaagctgtgtattctaccccctctattcatttcctaagaacaatggaccattagcagcagctgcccagggagtcattggcaccttcacacccagcctgagggggcgtggctgccaatgggccatcaacggttcaaaaataccccatgaatcacagagttaatcacccactgtgtgagtccccgctctgggagagggactgggtgctccctgagggtacataagtggtgggtaagaggacctcgggaacctcttgtcggatccagaggagcagcaggacctcgacaggaggagaccaccactcttgaccagactacagccatcacctgcaccaacaggtttttgggttttttttcacttccctttgcttttgacttgggggaaccacgcgggtctcagcaaaagggctaacaaacccctttgggtttgtgccccaggacactgggttatactgctggtttttgtgagttgaaagcaatttctctttgtgtcagtgtatttattgtaatatttttcattaaattgtaactctgacttataatctctcttgtggtgggtccatttctcctgccggtttacctttaaaccagcacattaaTAGAAAAGGTTTTCTAAAACCAGCAGTTTAGGATTCAAAAGGATGAAAATGTCCCTCAAGTGAGATTGCTCTCCAGCAGTCAAGTCACTGGAGCAAGGGCCTTCAGAGGCTGGGAGTGCCTGGAGGTCTCTGCTGTGTCTCTCACAAAACGAAAGGTAAAGGAAGGATGGACATGTGCTGCAGTCACTCGTTGGTATTTGTGCTGTGTTTCCCACCACAGCTAATTCTCCAGTTGACCCAGAGACATTCTGGGATGGTTCGGTTCTCTTTCTCATTCTTTCAGGTGCAGTCCCATAATCCAAATCATTTCTACTGTATTAAAAGCTTTTGCATTTCAAGGCTGTTTGAAGGGATGGTGTCAGGATTTTGCAAGTCCATGGTAGCAATTACTGGTTCATAGAATGCCTGGCAATGCTACAAGGTTGTTTTTATACCAAAGGAAAATAGTCATGACTGTTGTTTAGAGCCATTGGTGTGTAACGAGCCACTGCACCATCCCTGCCTTTGTGTTTTTCAGATGCCAGCATGTATGCACATTACCTCTTCAACGCATTTGACACTGCACAAAATGGCTCAGTGAAGTTTGAGGTAATTGTTCTGCACCTTCCTTCTATGCCACTTCCTCAGTTCTGTGTTTTTAAGCTTTTACATCCATTCTTGATTGTAAAGTAGTAGGACCATGGAAGTAGTAGTCTAAAGTAGTCTAAAGTAGTCTAAAGTCAGTTGATGTTTTAAAATCTGGTTCACTTTAGTTTATTCAGATGCAGTTATGTTTCATCTCAGTAAAGAAACATGTAGATCATGTTAGTCAGGATCAGAGGGAGAAAGTGCAGAAGTTTACATGGCAGTGATTGAGGACAGTCCCATGTGGGGGGTGCAGATAAATTGCATTTTGTACCTCTTGCAGTAATCATGCATTACATGATTGAATTGTTGTATCTGCATATTCCTGGAATGTGGGGTTTTTAAGCTTCTTTGATGTGTTGAACAAGCACCTCAGGTACTTGGTATGCAATGGAAACTAAATGCACCCTTTACCCCTGTGGCTACAACCAACCACTCTTCATGCTCACATCCATAGTTGTAGGAGTGCTGCCAAGGGCTGTGTTAAGTCATAGACTTCTGGTGGATGAACTTCAAAGTTTTGAAGACATTTCACTGTGACTATAAAACTACAGATCATAGGCAGTTTTGACTTTGCTGTGAAATGGCCAAGAACTCCAGTAATTTACAGATAAGACTGAGAAATGTGTTCATTCATTAAATGTAAAATGGGAATGTTTCcatatgtgtctgtgtgtctctgcagTAAGGGCTACAGTGCAAGGTTTGTGTGTGACAGCTACTCAGTAGTTAAAGGTGTCCAGAAATCTAAACAGAATTGGaacaggaaaatgctgttaaaaaaactaaaaaaaaaaccaaaccaaaaacctaGAATGTGCTGAGCTTTCCTTCCTCACAGACCTGTCCCTTTACTGGTTGTCAAACACAAGccttttgtctcttttttgaTACTGTTCAAGAAATTCAAATTCCTCTGAGCCTTGGCAAAAAGGAGCAGAGGTTTTTAAGCAGTGATGCACTGCCACACATGCTTGTGAAGGTGACATGGGAAGGACTAAGGATGTCAAATGAGTTATCAGAAACTATAGCTGTGCTAGCTTGAAGCTCTGCCTGTGTTAACAAACCCCTGTAATGATGCTACTCACAGTGCCTGAGCCACCATGCAgtataaacaataaatcaaaGTTACTGGAAGCAATAATTTcactgtaaacaaacaaaaaaagcaattaaaatgctGTGTCCCATACTGAATAATTAGTGATGGCAATTGCATCCTGTTAAGTCTGACAGATTTTGCCCAAGAATAAAACCTAGGACTCCCTCTGTTAGCAGAGTTTAGGATCTCTCCATCTCTCAAGGTGGACATAGAGAAAATGCTGCATATCCTCCCTTCTTTGCCAGCACTCAGATCTGAAGGcaagaaagcagcagcttccaCTTCCATAGGCACAGTGCAGCTGTGTTTAAACAGATGATGGCAATGTGAGTGAGGACTCCTTGCAGCAGGGAGGAGAACAACCTCTCGAGCATCTGGCAGTGCTCTTAAAAACCAGACATCTTAGCAGCTACTTTGTCCATTGAGTTTAGTCAGAGAGGACACTTTTTCAAAAAAGGATCCAGAAGAGGTTGGTAACCATATGCTCCATCCTAAAAAAGTAAATCTTTTGATTTTCTAAGTCAAGAGGACTTAGAAAGGGATGTTGTTAAAATTCACACTTATCTCTCTGTCTCAAACCAGGATTTTGTGATGGCACTGTCCATTCTGCTGCGTGGAACTGTTCATGAAAAGCTAAGATGGACATTTAATCTGTACGACATAAATAAGGACGGCTTTATAAACAAGGAGGTAAGGCAGTGCCTGACAAGTGTGGTTGATTGCAGAAGAGAGACAATTCTTTTTTGCTACAGAAGTCAATTAATTTTACATGCAGCTAATTAAAGGCAAATCAGAATGGACTTGAGTGTTTATCTGTGTCTAAGTAAAGTGCACAGAGGTCTTACTGCATAAATTTCTAgatgtattttcatattttatagtGCCTTTAATGAATTACTTTTGGGCAGGAATGAAATCCTAGTTACAGAACTGAGCCACATAACCTCTGCACAGGGGTCAGTGACAGTGGCAATGGCTTTTTGGTGACTGAGGCACAAGGGCTTTCTCCCTGCACTTGAAGATGCCATGTGAGTCCTCTGAAGCACTAGgagcccccagcactgctcccaaATCCTGCATTGTCCTCTGTTGTTACCTTCTTACCACGTATTTCTTGTTCCCCTTGTGGGAAGTTGTGATTTTGAGCATGGTAACCTTGAATATGTTTCAAATACATCTTGGTCTGCTCAAAACCAttgtgtgtccctggagggTTTGCAGTTCCTGCCACTGGCCATGGAGCCTTGTGACAGTTTGTGCAAGGTGTGGAGAGGGGCAGGTCCCCAGTGACAGTCAGGAGGGTCCCTGGGCCAGGGCTCAGCACCGAGcacccctcctgctcccagcagctgctgagtctcagcacagcactcggctgggagcagagggagcactGTGGgagcccatggcacagctggggcaaaggcagggaagggCCAGAGAATGGCAATTGCTTTAAATGGGATGAATTTGTATGTCATGATGCATCTGTCTTCATGCTCATGTACAGGTGTTCTGTGTGCTGTGTATAATAGGAGAAGGAGAGTGAAGAGAGGGGCAGCACAAGACAGAAATGTGCTATTATTACTCTTATTGTCCTTTCTGTGTTTGTCTTGGCatgctgctgtggcaggaaaTGACAGATATCGTAAAGGCAATCTATGATATGATGGGGAAGTACACATATCCAGTGCTCAAGGAAGATGCACCAAGGCAGCATGTAGAAGTTTTTTTCCAGGTAATTTggttttgatgtttttcttaaaacttgAGCTATGCACTGATGGACTGTACTGGAAAGTTGTGCTTACATCTCACTATACATTCCAATATAAACTCTAGCAACCACTCAGCCTAACACCACAGTGCCTGCTGATTTCTTGGCTGCAAAAATATCTCACTTGTCTCTCAGCCTGACTCTTTGCATTGGGATGTGCCATATGCAGTAAGTCTGAAGCTTCTCCCTGGGTTGTGGCCCTTCTGAGCTGCTTCTCTCAGCTGCCCTAATGACAGGCAGGAGTGTGGGCGGGTGTTGATGAGGCACTGAATAAATAACCAATGGAAAAAGTGCAGAG comes from the Pithys albifrons albifrons isolate INPA30051 chromosome 15, PitAlb_v1, whole genome shotgun sequence genome and includes:
- the KCNIP1 gene encoding A-type potassium channel modulatory protein KCNIP1 isoform X5, which produces MTTVCHRPEGLEQLEAQTNFTKRELQVLYRGFKNECPSGVVNEETFKQIYAQFFPHGDASMYAHYLFNAFDTAQNGSVKFEDFVMALSILLRGTVHEKLRWTFNLYDINKDGFINKEEMTDIVKAIYDMMGKYTYPVLKEDAPRQHVEVFFQKMDKNKDGVVTLDEFIESCQEDDNIVRSLQLFENVM